The Noviherbaspirillum saxi genome includes a window with the following:
- a CDS encoding alpha-hydroxy acid oxidase — MPIITNIEDLRLLAQKRVPRMFYDYTDSGSWTESTYRANSSDFERIKFRQRVAVNMENRTLKTTMAGQEVAMPVALAPTGMTGMQHADGEILAARAAEKFGVPFTLSTMSICSIEDIAAHTCAPFWFQLYVMRDRDFIKRLIERAKAAKCPALVLTLDLQMVGQRHKDLKNGLSTPPKLTLPNIIDMMFKPRWCLGMLGTRRRGFGNLIGHAKDATDMASLSGWVARQFDPCLSWDDVEWIRKQWDGKLIIKGILDAEDARLAVACGADALIVSNHGGRQLDGAPSSIAALPAVVDAVGDRIEVHMDGGIRSGQDVIKALALGAKGVYLGRAFLYGLGAMGEQGVVKCLDLIRKELDLTMAFCGVTDVKRVDSNILLPGTFQAAG; from the coding sequence ATGCCCATCATCACCAACATCGAAGACCTGCGCCTGCTCGCACAGAAACGCGTGCCGCGCATGTTCTACGACTACACAGATTCCGGCTCCTGGACGGAATCGACCTATCGCGCCAACAGCAGCGATTTCGAACGCATCAAATTTCGTCAGCGCGTCGCGGTCAACATGGAAAACCGCACGCTCAAAACGACGATGGCCGGCCAGGAGGTCGCCATGCCGGTCGCGCTTGCACCGACCGGCATGACCGGAATGCAGCACGCCGACGGCGAGATCCTGGCGGCCAGAGCAGCCGAAAAGTTCGGCGTGCCCTTCACGCTGTCGACCATGAGCATCTGCTCGATCGAAGACATCGCCGCGCACACCTGCGCGCCGTTCTGGTTCCAGCTCTATGTGATGCGCGATCGCGATTTCATCAAACGACTGATCGAGCGCGCAAAGGCGGCGAAATGCCCGGCGCTGGTGTTGACACTCGATCTGCAAATGGTCGGCCAGCGCCACAAGGATTTGAAAAATGGCCTGTCGACGCCGCCGAAACTGACGCTACCCAACATTATCGACATGATGTTCAAGCCGCGCTGGTGCCTTGGCATGCTGGGCACGCGGCGCCGCGGTTTCGGCAACCTGATCGGTCATGCGAAAGACGCGACGGACATGGCGTCGCTGTCCGGGTGGGTCGCACGGCAGTTCGATCCGTGCCTCTCGTGGGACGACGTCGAATGGATCAGGAAGCAGTGGGACGGCAAGCTGATCATCAAAGGTATTCTCGATGCGGAAGATGCGCGGCTCGCCGTTGCCTGCGGTGCGGATGCGCTCATCGTTTCCAACCACGGCGGCAGACAGCTTGACGGCGCGCCTTCCTCGATTGCGGCGCTGCCCGCCGTTGTCGATGCGGTCGGCGACAGAATTGAAGTCCACATGGACGGTGGCATCCGATCCGGGCAAGACGTCATCAAGGCGCTAGCGCTCGGCGCCAAGGGAGTCTATCTAGGGCGCGCCTTCCTCTATGGTTTGGGTGCGATGGGCGAGCAAGGCGTTGTCAAATGCCTTGATCTCATTCGCAAGGAACTTGATCTGACCATGGCGTTTTGCGGCGTCACCGACGTAAAGAGGGTCGACAGCAATATTCTCCTGCCCGGCACATTTCAAGCCGCTGGATGA
- a CDS encoding DUF1254 domain-containing protein: protein MIKRRYQFAMAALALTASASLHAQAPTDNAVLVTADNFNRAESDRFFALAVARDRFGKFGHNRELLPIDSQFVVRPNRDTLYSAAVFDLDAGPVTVTLPDAGKRYMSMIAINNEQYTPGVVYKAGSHTYTKEKIGTRYVLLGLRILVDPTDSKDVKEAHALQDAIKVKQEGGPGRFEAPKWDQASQKKVRNALLTLAATVPDSRGMFGTKEQADPVRHLIGSASAWGGNPEKDAFYLNVNPSKNDGATVHKLKVKDVPVDSFWSISVYNAEGYFQKNQYGAYTLNNLTAKKDADGSVTVQFGGCDGKIANCLPIVPDWNYMVRLYLPRAEILNGKWTFPEAQPVR from the coding sequence CAGGCGCCCACGGACAATGCCGTGCTTGTCACCGCCGACAACTTCAACCGTGCCGAGTCAGACAGATTCTTTGCACTTGCCGTCGCGCGCGACCGCTTCGGCAAATTCGGGCACAACCGCGAGCTGTTGCCAATCGACAGTCAGTTCGTCGTTCGTCCCAATCGCGACACCCTGTATTCGGCGGCGGTGTTCGATCTCGATGCGGGACCGGTAACGGTCACTCTGCCCGATGCGGGCAAGCGCTATATGTCGATGATCGCGATCAATAATGAGCAGTACACGCCCGGCGTGGTCTACAAAGCGGGTAGCCATACCTACACCAAGGAAAAGATCGGCACGCGCTACGTGTTGCTGGGCCTGCGCATACTGGTCGATCCGACAGATTCGAAGGACGTTAAGGAAGCGCACGCGCTGCAGGATGCAATCAAGGTCAAGCAGGAGGGCGGTCCCGGGCGCTTCGAGGCGCCAAAATGGGATCAGGCAAGCCAGAAGAAGGTGCGTAATGCACTGTTGACGCTTGCCGCGACGGTCCCCGATTCAAGGGGTATGTTCGGGACAAAGGAGCAGGCCGACCCGGTGCGGCATTTGATCGGATCCGCCTCGGCCTGGGGCGGCAATCCCGAGAAGGACGCCTTTTATCTCAACGTCAATCCGAGCAAGAACGACGGCGCCACGGTCCACAAGCTAAAGGTCAAAGACGTACCCGTCGATTCCTTCTGGTCGATCAGCGTCTACAACGCCGAAGGCTATTTCCAAAAGAATCAATACGGCGCGTACACCCTCAACAACCTCACAGCGAAGAAAGACGCCGACGGTTCGGTCACGGTCCAGTTCGGCGGTTGCGACGGCAAGATTGCCAACTGTCTGCCGATCGTGCCGGACTGGAACTACATGGTGCGCCTCTATCTTCCGCGCGCCGAAATCCTGAACGGCAAATGGACTTTTCCCGAGGCACAGCCAGTGCGTTGA
- a CDS encoding DUF1254 domain-containing protein, with the protein MEFRRFTTSKAFRFALLASLVSITLGMGTTASAMKPVDNGAASAESRRAEITLAEARSIAKEAYIYGYSPVDSYRILYSYFVDRNDPEYKGGWNTIHNNARVFTPDDKAMQTPNVDTPYSNLGLDLRAEPMVLTVPAVEKTRYYSVEVNDLFTFISGYFGTRTTGNGAGNYLVAGPGWKGKVPKGIKAVIRSETELAYIFYRTQLFKADDIENVKKIQAGYKVQPLSAFLGKLAPAAAPAIDFIKPLGKEQQRSSLEFFNVLNFVLQFGPTHPSEQALMERFAKLGIGADKTFDVQALSPEMRKAIEDGIADAWLEFAALEKRVITGEVTSGDVLGSRAYLKNNYLYRMRGTLAGIWGLSKEEAIYPAYYADSTGQRLNGVGNRYTLRFAPGQLPPVNAFWSLTMYELPSRLLVANSLNRYLINSPMLPDLKRDADGGITLYVQQESPGEDKESNWLPAPNGPFVAALRLYVPKPEALSGEWKQPPMQRIN; encoded by the coding sequence ATGGAATTCAGACGGTTCACAACAAGCAAGGCGTTTCGCTTTGCCCTCTTGGCATCGCTGGTCAGTATCACGTTGGGCATGGGCACGACAGCCAGCGCAATGAAGCCTGTTGACAACGGCGCTGCGTCCGCCGAATCCAGGCGCGCCGAAATCACACTTGCCGAAGCCCGTTCCATCGCGAAGGAAGCCTACATCTACGGGTACTCGCCGGTCGATAGTTACCGCATCCTATATTCCTATTTTGTCGATCGCAACGACCCTGAATATAAGGGCGGCTGGAACACGATTCACAACAATGCGCGCGTATTTACGCCGGACGACAAGGCGATGCAAACGCCGAATGTGGATACGCCGTACTCGAACCTCGGCCTGGATTTGAGGGCCGAGCCGATGGTGTTGACTGTGCCGGCCGTTGAAAAGACTCGCTATTACTCGGTCGAGGTCAATGACCTCTTTACCTTCATCTCCGGTTATTTCGGCACGCGCACCACCGGCAACGGCGCAGGCAACTACCTGGTCGCTGGACCGGGCTGGAAAGGCAAGGTACCAAAAGGCATCAAGGCCGTGATCCGGTCCGAGACAGAGTTGGCATACATCTTTTACCGGACCCAGCTGTTCAAGGCGGACGACATCGAGAATGTGAAGAAAATCCAGGCCGGATACAAAGTCCAGCCGCTCTCCGCATTCCTGGGCAAGCTCGCGCCTGCCGCGGCACCAGCAATCGACTTCATCAAGCCGCTTGGCAAAGAGCAGCAGCGCAGCTCGCTTGAATTCTTCAACGTCCTTAATTTCGTCCTTCAGTTCGGTCCGACACATCCATCCGAGCAAGCCCTCATGGAACGCTTTGCCAAGCTCGGTATCGGCGCGGACAAGACATTCGATGTGCAAGCGCTTTCTCCCGAGATGCGCAAGGCGATCGAAGATGGCATTGCCGATGCATGGCTTGAGTTTGCCGCGCTGGAGAAACGAGTTATCACCGGCGAGGTGACCAGTGGCGATGTCCTTGGGTCACGTGCCTATCTGAAAAACAATTACCTCTACCGCATGCGCGGAACCTTGGCTGGCATCTGGGGCCTGTCGAAAGAGGAAGCCATCTATCCAGCCTACTACGCCGATTCCACCGGCCAGAGGCTCAACGGGGTAGGTAATCGGTACACATTGCGCTTTGCGCCGGGGCAACTCCCGCCCGTCAATGCATTCTGGTCGCTCACCATGTATGAGCTGCCGTCGCGACTGCTCGTCGCCAATTCGCTCAACCGCTATTTGATCAATTCCCCGATGCTGCCGGACTTGAAACGCGACGCCGATGGCGGAATCACGCTTTATGTACAGCAGGAATCGCCCGGCGAGGACAAGGAGTCGAATTGGTTGCCGGCACCGAACGGCCCGTTCGTCGCGGCGCTACGCCTGTATGTGCCCAAGCCCGAGGCATTGAGCGGTGAGTGGAAGCAACCGCCGATGCAGCGTATCAATTAG